From Vitis vinifera cultivar Pinot Noir 40024 chromosome 14, ASM3070453v1, a single genomic window includes:
- the LOC100250998 gene encoding NAC domain-containing protein 100, giving the protein MEKAPDQSKDDEMMELPPGFRFHPTDEELITHYLSQKVLNSGFCAVAIGEVDLNKCEPWDLPWKAKMGEKEWYFFCVRDRKYPTGLRTNRATDAGYWKATGKDKEIYKMKTLVGMKKTLVFYKGRAPKGEKTNWVMHEYRLEGKHSMYNLPKTTKNEWVICRVFQKSSGGKKTHISGLVRMDPYGDELRSSSQLPPLTDSSPFSSETRTVGDSSHVTCFSNQMEDRKPQEDMIDSFNNPLLAASSSSSNPSDISPASLLFSKFPFPNSFHTPQNPLNLGNCQFPDSFLIPDQSILRILLENQGSDMKPSSKTEFSQETGLSTDINTDISSVVSTHEMVQRSFEDQNDPSTSAGPVDIDCLWNY; this is encoded by the exons ATGGAAAAGGCTCCTGACCAGAGTAAGGATGATGAGATGATGGAACTGCCTCCTGGGTTCCGATTCCATCCTACGGATGAGGAGCTCATCACTCACTACCTGTCCCAAAAGGTTCTGAATAGCGGTTTCTGCGCTGTAGCCATCGGAGAGGTGGATTTGAACAAGTGTGAACCCTGGGATTTGCCAT GGAAAGCAAAAATGGGTGAGAAAGAATGGTACTTCTTCTGTGTTAGAGACAGAAAATATCCCACTGGTTTGAGGACAAACAGGGCAACCGATGCCGGTTATTGGAAGGCCACAGGCAAAGATAAGGAGATTTACAAGATGAAAACATTGGTGGGGATGAAGAAAACCTTGGTTTTCTACAAAGGAAGAGCCCCTAAAGGTGAAAAGACCAACTGGGTCATGCATGAATACAGATTAGAAGGGAAACATTCCATGTACAATCTCCCTAAAACAACCAAG AATGAGTGGGTGATCTGCAGGGTCTTCCAGAAGAGCTCAGGTGGGAAGAAAACACATATTTCAGGGCTGGTGAGAATGGACCCTTACGGCGATGAATTACGCTCTTCTTCACAGCTGCCTCCATTGACAGACTCTTCTCCGTTCAGCAGCGAAACGAGAACAGTCGGTGACTCGTCTCACGTGACCTGCTTCTCCAACCAAATGGAGGACAGAAAGCCCCAGGAGGACATGATTGACAGCTTCAACAACCCTCTCTTAGCTGCCTCTTCTTCCTCCTCAAACCCCTCTGATATCTCCCCGGCTTCACTGCTTTTCTCCAAATTCCCCTTCCCAAACTCATTCCACACTCCCCAAAATCCACTAAACCTTGGAAACTGTCAATTCCCAGACTCCTTTCTCATCCCTGACCAGTCCATACTGAGGATTCTCCTTGAAAACCAGGGATCCGACATGAAACCATCCTCGAAAACAGAGTTCTCACAGGAAACAGGGCTGAGTACTGATATCAACACTGATATCTCTTCAGTTGTATCAACCCATGAAATGGTTCAAAGGTCTTTCGAAGATCAAAATGATCCATCCACTTCAGCTGGGCCTGTAGACATTGATTGCCTCTGGAATTACTGA